CGCATTTTGCAGGTACTCATTTAAGTACTGCTAAAGTAGAGCCTGGTAACACGTGCGATGCAACTGAAAACGCACGTGCGACGCAAATGAAATGCACGTGCGACGGAAATGAAGTGCACTGcaacgaaaataaaatgcaCGTGCGACGCAAATAAAAGCGTACGACGGCGGTGCGCGCTACAAATTCCTCATCTTCAATGGGGAAAGGGCTTAAACCTTGGGTGTTTTCTAACTGTAAGATCTGTTATTTCGAATGCTTTAAAGCCTAATTATTTCTCACTTACAGCATGATGTTCCAGTTGCAGAGTTTACTCAATAGAGGCGCCCTCAACGTTGCCAGCCTAAAATGCGCTGTATTTTTATGATATATTGCTCTTTCTAACGGTTCATTGGCTTAACAAACTACAAAGGATGTAATAAGAACACGAGAAgagtttgtaaatcactcttTCACTGCTCATAATCTACGAACATTTTGAATGTTATACCAACATACTGCGTAGTTTATTACGCTAGTAAACGAATAAAAAGTGTAGTCTGTTGCTTCTGTAACTAAAATTATGTGTTTATCGGTACAACAAACTATGGATTTTCCACCAATAAGAACACTTTTTTAAATGCGAAATAAGTGACTAAGCACTGAGAGAATACAGAGCAAGTTCTGTTGACCGGGCCTTGTGTGAGGAGGCACTAACTCTATTAACTTTATTATTACGACACTTACTTAATATTTACTTAGACAGCATAGTTTTCAGTGTTTAGTTTACTATttcgaagaaaacttcaatgtcaGATGGGGTGAAATTCGATGCTcctgtgaaaaatttacaatctCCAGCTGAATAGCCCGAGGGGCTGGAGTACGTGCCGCCGCATCTAGTATAAGAtaattgattgttttttgcGGCATTTGATATATAGATATCATGTCTCGAGCCAAAAGTGGGTCCGTCACATCTGTACATTGCGTATTGCTGGTTTTGGTATTGTGTCAGCTTCAcgggattgtatcctttgacgttgtcaagggagaaaacaaaagctttgtTGGCTGAAGAATAAGCACAGGGACTGCCTAAAGTGAAAATATTTATGAGAATTAGAAACTATgcgaatgagaaaaaaaaaattcatgatgataaccataaaaaatgattatttttacttGCCGAACTAGAACCGAACACTCaagttttttagaaaaaaaatttcaagaactcGAGAgcatattttcacttttcaaaaaagcACTTGAAATATGATCCGAACTGTCATTCAAAGGCAACATATAATCTAAAGAGAGCATTAATTTAACATCCTTTGTTTCATCTCTCCAATATGAGTAATGGATATAACGAAACACGGGGAAATGGCACGAAATGGAGCTGTCAGAATcatatcaaatcaaaatcaaatcaaaacaaaaaatcaaatctGAAACAAGACTTTAAGTTAAAACCCGTTTCAAACGCGTTTTCAAGCTATCTATGTGTTTGTCTAATTTGGGGTTGCAATTGTTAATGagatattttctgtttctaagATAAAGTCATTGCTACAAGAAAAGTCCACGACTAATCGACTTGTTATCTGTTCTACATGTGAGAgatgtttgcttgttttttactCACTGCTGGTCCAGGACACGTCAGTGTATCCACCAAAGATATAACTGTTAACTTTGATGATAgtcactgtgggtcccctcccatcgcagttactgtggaatgtcgatgctgCCCAACCGTCAGTCTCTGCGTGCCAACACCTCACAAACCTGCTACGCTCTTTATTGATAAGGACTGGGTCCAAATACGAAAATAGCACCTTCAAGTACTTGTTGTAATCAAGACTTCGAAGTATGGCGGACAAACCGAGGCCtgagaagggaaaagaaaaggaaaaattacagttgGCAAATTGAATGAAACAAGAGCTTTGATTGCTGGTGTCGCCTTTGAGTCATAGGTGGATCATTTCATCACCCCTCGTTTGGCCCGCTAGGTAATCTAACATTGCTGATCCGGCAAGATGAATGATTCCTAGCCCGTCTACCAGGCCGTATTTTATGCCGCAGAGagaatgaaatttgtttgttaGCTCAGGTGTTCTTTCAAGTGGCCCCACCGACTTTGTTCTCATGTAATACCCACAAACCCCCGCGGCAACCTAGGAAGTCCTCTCGGGCTCGTCACGCAACGAGACTTTATAAGCTTACACATTCctttgaaatgacaaaaaagtagGCTTTCAGTATTCCATCAACACAATTTTCTACGAAGTATCTATGCTTGAAAAGGTATGTTTCTCTTGATTACCTGCTTCATAGAATACTTCGATGTCCGTTGGATAGAAAGTAGACCACTTGTAAGAAAATGACAGTCACCAGTTGAGTACCCTGAGGGTGTCGTGTA
The sequence above is a segment of the Pocillopora verrucosa isolate sample1 chromosome 13, ASM3666991v2, whole genome shotgun sequence genome. Coding sequences within it:
- the LOC131791916 gene encoding uncharacterized protein — its product is MCLGLSAILRSLDYNKYLKVLFSYLDPVLINKERSRFVRCWHAETDGWAASTFHSNCDGRGPTVTIIKVNSYIFGGYTDVSWTSSPCAYSSANKAFVFSLDNVKGYNPVKLTQYQNQQYAMYRCDGPTFGSRHDIYISNAAKNNQLSYTRCGGTYSSPSGYSAGDCKFFTGASNFTPSDIEVFFEIVN